The Candidatus Latescibacterota bacterium sequence GAATCTGACAGGGTAAGAACGGCCATTACGGCTGGCGTGTTCGAGCCGGTAGTGATCGTGCCGGCAGAGTCGAGGGACTGGACTCCCGAGAGGATGAGCCTGGTCCTGTCGCACGAACTCGCGCACGTTAAGCGCTGGGATACGCTGGTAGAGGTATTTGCGCTTCTCGCTACGGTCGTATACTGGTTCAACCCGATGGTCTGGTTTGCAGTAAAACAGCTCAGGATCGAGCGAGAGAGGGACTGCGATGATGCGGTACTCTGTACGGGGGCGAGGCCTTCCGATTATGCCGAATTATTGTTGAAAATAGCAGCTGACCTTGGAGATTCGGCAAGACCGGTCTGGCAGTTATCCACGATATCACAGGGCTCTAACCTGAAGGACAGACTGATGAGTATATTGAATCCCAGGATAGACAGGAAAAGGGGAGGGCGACGCTCGGTGCTGATCACCGGGATCATCGTCCTTGCCATAGTGCTTCCTCTCTCCGCTTCAGGGCTTTGGAATGATTCTATGGCCCAGGACAAACAGGAGAAAGAAAAGAAGGCACAGATAGAGCAGATGAAGAAGAAGGACATCGAGAAGAAGATGCAGGAGAAGAAGAAACAAAAAGCATTGAAGAAAAAGATGTCTGCTGAAGAAATGAAAAAGTTGACGCCTGAGGAAAAGAAGAAGATGGAGGCCAAGAAGGCTCTGAAGAACTGGGAAAGCCTGATGGAGAATGAGAACTCCGCTGCGGCTGTCGTCGCGAAGACTTTCAAGAAAAAGGGCGTCAAAGCTGGGCTCAAGAAATTCCAGATGATGAAAGAAGCCGATTCGCACTATATAGATGAGAAGGAGTTCAATACTCTCGGATACACCTTTCTCACTTGGGGCAAACATGACGAGGCGATAGCGGCATTCAAGATCAATGTCAAAGAATTTCCTGATTCATGGAACGTCTATGACAGTCTCGGTGAAGCTTATATGTCAGCCGATAAGTACGACAAGGCTGTTAAAAACTATAAGATGGCCCTGAAGCTCAATCCGGACAGCAAGAGTTCGCAGTTCGCGCTCCAGAAGCTGAGTAATATGGCGAAAAAAGAAAAGTAGTCGATTGAAAACCGGGCTGTGTCCGTCGAGAATATCTCTGGTGTAATGGGGAAGATGAAGTCTCGGACCTGATGGACACGGCCCTTGTTGTTTACATAAAGCTGCCTCCCTTGAAATTAACGTGATCCCGCCTGAGATAGTGTCTTGTTGACCATTTCCTTTTAAAGTGGTAGTATCTGTAGTAAGGACTCTATCCAAAAAAGAGGGGGTAGTATAAGGACCAAAGCTAACGATCCCTTAATTATTATATATGATCAAGCCCGAGCCGGAACTGTCTGGTCGCGGGCCGTAACCACATCAATATCCTGTCATCGGGAGGTTATTCCGTGTACGCCAGATATCGACTGGTCCCGACATTTTGTGTTCTGATATTAATTTTTCTGGCAACGCCACTCTCTGAAGCAGCCGGCCAGCAATTCAGCCTCTGGGCGGACGAGGAAAGGACGATGACCTGCATATATGACCATTCAGCATTTATGCCTTTCGACATCTATGTGTTTCTGGATCCAGGTATTAACGGGGCCATGGGAGCCGAATACCATATGGAATGTCAATCGGGAACTCACGTCTTGATTGAATATATCAATAATGATTTTATACCGATTTATATGGGAAATCCAACCATGGTGCCGGGTATTTCCCTCGCATTCAACGAGTGTCAGACAGAGCTTGTCTGGCTTCAGAAGCTGACATTTTTTCCCTTTTCTGCTGAAGTAGAATACTTCATTCTCGGCCCACATGTCGATACGAATATGCTGGCTATTGCCACTTGCGAGAGCGGGTACCCTAAGGCTGAAGCTACATCCATGAACTGGTTCAGCTTCAACGAATGCTGGCATATCCCTCCGCGTATTTCCGCGATAGAGGCCACAAGTCCGATCTCTCTACGAGTCGATTTTATTCCCTGCATCAATTCATGGGGTCTGCGAACTTACTAT is a genomic window containing:
- a CDS encoding tetratricopeptide repeat protein, coding for MSSFLNAILVETPWAALLRFLIDVTIKSGLIIGVASIATLLLRRNSAYIRNMVWGFALAGLLLMPVLSFMAPVWNLPIIPEPGSWGTTSYTPEYTKLDQDSLVGPPFHDKSASLSAADEAGLSSPMNIPWYAWCIFTWLAGGIICLGYCVISHVGVRHIVRNAHPVKKRWRSVLNHVSMGLDVEREVGLLESDRVRTAITAGVFEPVVIVPAESRDWTPERMSLVLSHELAHVKRWDTLVEVFALLATVVYWFNPMVWFAVKQLRIERERDCDDAVLCTGARPSDYAELLLKIAADLGDSARPVWQLSTISQGSNLKDRLMSILNPRIDRKRGGRRSVLITGIIVLAIVLPLSASGLWNDSMAQDKQEKEKKAQIEQMKKKDIEKKMQEKKKQKALKKKMSAEEMKKLTPEEKKKMEAKKALKNWESLMENENSAAAVVAKTFKKKGVKAGLKKFQMMKEADSHYIDEKEFNTLGYTFLTWGKHDEAIAAFKINVKEFPDSWNVYDSLGEAYMSADKYDKAVKNYKMALKLNPDSKSSQFALQKLSNMAKKEK